From Arachis stenosperma cultivar V10309 chromosome 2, arast.V10309.gnm1.PFL2, whole genome shotgun sequence, one genomic window encodes:
- the LOC130960517 gene encoding pectinesterase-like, with product MAFKKFSILINLFVSHFLPFFLLMTSLSLADDHESICQSTIDPSYCKNMLANQNGNIFDYGRFSFQKSISQTQKFLNQVNSYLQNTNTLSQYTIGALQDCTFLSQQSLEYLSNTFTTINQTSNNNNNLLPSSQAEDFQTFLSGVLTNQQTCLDGLSLQTTSNSDQDLRNELSSSLSNDTKLHSVSLALFTKAWVPSKKTITSWPNNKHNFNFHHGNLPLKMSKKAQEIYDHAKNSKHGRKLLQNNANNGSSSGGDQSVLVSDIVVVSQDGSGNFTSINDAIGAAPNNSVASDGYFFIFVTEGVYEEYVSIDKTKKYLMMVGEGINRTIITGSHNVVDNFTTFNSATFAVVGQGFVAVNITFRNTAGPSKNQAVALRSGSDLSTFYSCSFEGYQDTLYTHSLRQFYRECDIYGTVDFIFGNAAVVFQDCNIYPRLPNKGQFNTITAQGRTDPNQNTGTSIQNATVKPADDLAPNVGSVQTYLGRPWKNYSVTVFMESFMDGFINSAGWHEWSGDFALSTLYYAEFNNTGNGSDTSNRVTWPGYHVINATDAANFTVSNFLSGDNWIPQTGVPYLSGLN from the exons ATGGCTTTCAAGAAATTCTCCATTCTTATCAATCTTTTTGTATCCCAttttcttcccttctttttGTTAATGACATCTTTGTCCTTAGCAGATGACCATGAATCCATTTGCCAATCAACAATAGACCCTTCTTATTGCAAAAACATGCTTGCAAATCAAAATGGCAACATATTTGACTATGGCCGTTTCTCATTCCAAAAATCAATATCCCAAACCCAAAAATTCCTAAACCAAGTTAACTCATATCTCCAAAATACAAACACTTTGTCACAATACACAATTGGGGCACTCCAAGATTGCACCTTTCTTTCTCAACAAAGCTTAGAGTATTTATCAAACACCTTCACCACAATCAATCAAactagtaataataataataatcttctTCCATCTTCACAAGCTGAAGATTTTCAAACATTTCTTAGTGGGGTTTTGACCAACCAACAAACTTGCTTAGACGGTTTATCATTACAAACCACTTCTAATTCGGATCAAGATTTGAGGAATGAACTATCTTCATCATTATCCAATGACACAAAACTCCATAGTGTTTCCCTTGCTTTGTTCACAAAAGCTTGGGTACCAAGCAAGAAAACCATAACATCATGGCCAAACAACAAGCACAACTTCAACTTCCATCATGGAAATCTACCATTGAAGATGTCCAAAAAAGCTCAAGAAATTTATGATCATGCTAAGAATTCCAAGCATGGGAGGAAATTGCTCCAAAATAATGCGAACAACGGCAGCAGCAGCGGCGGCGATCAGAGTGTTTTGGTGAGTGATATTGTGGTTGTGAGCCAAGATGGGAGTGGAAACTTTACAAGCATAAATGATGCCATTGGTGCAGCACCAAATAATAGTGTTGCTAGTGATGGATACTTCTTTATCTTTGTAACTGAAGGTGTGTATGAAGAGTATGTTTCCATTGATAAGACCAAGAAGTACCTTATGATGGTTGGTGAAGGGATTAACCGCACAATCATCACAGGTAGTCACAATGTTGTTGATAATTTCACAACATTCAATTCCGCAACATTTG CTGTGGTAGGTCAAGGGTTTGTAGCAGTAAACATAACATTCCGCAACACTGCTGGACCAAGCAAGAACCAAGCAGTTGCTTTAAGAAGTGGTTCAGATTTGTCCACCTTTTATAGTTGCAGTTTTGAAGGATACCAAGACACACTTTATACACATTCTCTTAGACAATTTTATAGAGAGTGTGATATTTATGGTACAGTTGATTTCATATTTGGTAACGCTGCTGTGGTTTTTCAAGATTGTAACATCTATCCTCGCCTTCCAAACAAAGGACAGTTCAATACTATCACTGCACAAGGCAGAACCGATCCAAATCAAAACACAG GAACTTCGATTCAGAATGCAACCGTAAAACCTGCCGATGATTTAGCACCAAATGTTGGTAGTGTTCAAACATACCTTGGTAGGCCATGGAAGAATTATTCAGTGACAGTGTTCATGGAATCATTCATGGATGGTTTCATAAACTCTGCAGGTTGGCATGAATGGAGTGGTGATTTTGCACTTAGTACATTGTACTATGCTGAATTCAACAACACTGGGAATGGTTCTGACACTTCTAACCGTGTTACATGGCCTGGTTATCATGTTATTAATGCTACCGATGCAGCTAATTTTACGGTTTCTAATTTCTTGAGTGGAGATAATTGGATTCCTCAAACTGGTGTTCCATATTTGAGTGGATTAAATTAA